The Aureispira anguillae genome contains a region encoding:
- a CDS encoding bifunctional folylpolyglutamate synthase/dihydrofolate synthase, with protein sequence MNYQATIQYLFRQLPMFQRVGKQAFKKDLGNIIALCDHLGQPQQNFKSVHIAGTNGKGSTAHILAAILQTAGYKVGLYTSPHYRDFRERIKINGTYITEQAVVDFVADNKSYFEALKPSFFEMTVAMAFNYFSQEKVDIAIIETGLGGRLDSTNIIQPLLSIITNIGMDHEAMLGNTLPLIATEKAGIIKPNTPVLIGETNSETAPVFLQKAKQENSPITFVDQVIKAELVALNQQKATYAISSASYKLNIEQLHLDLTGNYQQHNLKNALLASQFLANHQFNISPEHIQKACANVQGISKILGRWQVLSQAPLTICDSGHNEHGLKYIAQALNDLKKQQIHFVFGTVNDKDLEKVFPLLPQQAIYYFCKANVPRGLDAQKLQQSAKKYGLAGDHYPSVAEAFAHAQKQAKAEDCVFIGGSIFVVAEVV encoded by the coding sequence ATGAACTATCAAGCCACCATTCAATATTTATTTCGTCAGCTTCCTATGTTCCAGCGCGTTGGAAAACAAGCGTTCAAAAAAGATTTGGGCAACATTATTGCCTTATGCGATCATTTAGGACAACCGCAACAAAATTTCAAAAGTGTTCATATTGCAGGAACCAACGGAAAAGGCTCTACGGCTCATATTTTAGCAGCCATTTTGCAAACCGCAGGTTACAAAGTGGGTTTGTATACATCGCCTCATTATAGAGATTTTAGAGAGCGTATCAAAATCAATGGAACCTATATTACGGAACAGGCTGTTGTTGACTTTGTTGCCGATAACAAAAGCTATTTTGAAGCACTTAAACCTTCTTTTTTTGAAATGACGGTAGCCATGGCTTTTAACTACTTTAGTCAAGAAAAAGTAGATATTGCCATTATAGAAACAGGTTTAGGGGGGCGTTTGGATTCTACCAATATTATTCAGCCTTTATTGTCTATTATTACCAATATAGGAATGGATCATGAAGCCATGTTGGGCAATACATTGCCTTTGATTGCTACCGAAAAGGCAGGAATTATCAAACCCAATACCCCTGTCTTAATTGGGGAAACAAATTCTGAAACAGCCCCTGTTTTCTTACAAAAAGCAAAGCAAGAAAATTCGCCCATTACTTTTGTGGATCAAGTTATCAAAGCCGAACTAGTAGCACTCAATCAGCAAAAAGCCACTTATGCTATTTCTAGTGCTTCTTACAAACTCAATATAGAACAACTCCACCTAGATTTGACAGGAAATTATCAGCAGCACAATTTAAAAAACGCCCTGCTTGCTTCTCAGTTTTTAGCCAATCATCAATTTAACATTAGTCCTGAACATATTCAAAAAGCTTGTGCTAATGTTCAGGGAATTAGTAAAATTTTAGGTCGTTGGCAAGTCCTTTCTCAAGCCCCTTTAACCATTTGCGATTCGGGACACAATGAACATGGGCTAAAATATATTGCCCAAGCCTTAAACGATCTAAAGAAACAGCAAATTCACTTTGTTTTTGGAACCGTTAATGACAAAGACTTGGAAAAGGTATTTCCCTTACTTCCTCAACAAGCGATCTATTATTTCTGCAAGGCCAATGTCCCAAGAGGATTGGATGCCCAAAAGCTGCAACAAAGCGCTAAAAAATATGGATTAGCAGGCGACCATTACCCTTCCGTTGCCGAGGCTTTTGCCCATGCTCAAAAGCAAGCCAAGGCAGAAGATTGTGTCTTTATAGGTGGAAGCATCTTTGTGGTAGCAGAAGTAGTTTAA
- the tilS gene encoding tRNA lysidine(34) synthetase TilS — MLSNFITYIQQQELFRLSRDRILLAVSGGMDSITMVQLCKKAGVKFGIAHCNFQLRGEESDGDAAFVKTLAEQLNVPFYSIAFDTKKEATETKKSIQVAARDLRYQWLEKIRQANNYQYIAVAHHHNDSIETLLINLTMGCGIRGLHGILPKNGAIIRPLLFSTRTEIESYVEQAELVYREDSSNSNIKYTRNALRHLVVPQLQRINPNLEQTFEENFLRFRETETLYKYAIDQLRQQISHHKQGKLWIDIEALIQSPSPISLLYELLAPYGFKTAKIQYIYKRRAEEPGAIYTSPSHHLLRDRTHWILSPIVKEQTPLSPISTFQTAKGRLTRAALNLQWEILPQQEVLKTDSQTLFLDFDSLAFPLQLRHWKDGDVFYPLGMKGKKKKLSKFFKDIKMNRFEKDATWLLCDNNQQIIWIIGQRADERFKVLPSTQRILKLKISTVTSFSNLDKK, encoded by the coding sequence ATGTTATCAAACTTTATTACCTACATTCAACAACAAGAATTATTTAGGCTTTCTAGGGATAGAATTTTACTAGCTGTTAGCGGTGGAATGGACTCTATCACTATGGTACAATTATGTAAAAAAGCAGGCGTAAAATTCGGCATTGCTCATTGTAATTTTCAATTGCGAGGAGAGGAATCGGATGGAGATGCTGCCTTTGTCAAAACATTAGCTGAACAACTTAATGTTCCCTTCTATTCCATTGCTTTTGACACAAAAAAAGAAGCAACGGAAACAAAAAAAAGTATTCAAGTTGCTGCAAGAGATTTGCGGTATCAATGGCTAGAAAAAATACGCCAAGCAAATAATTATCAATACATTGCTGTCGCTCATCACCACAATGATTCTATAGAAACCTTGCTCATCAACCTAACCATGGGTTGCGGAATTCGAGGTTTACATGGCATTCTACCTAAAAATGGAGCGATTATCCGCCCACTATTATTTAGCACAAGAACAGAGATCGAATCTTATGTTGAGCAAGCTGAACTGGTTTACCGAGAAGATAGCTCAAACAGCAATATCAAATACACACGCAATGCGTTGCGACATTTAGTCGTTCCCCAATTGCAACGCATCAATCCAAATTTAGAACAAACATTTGAAGAAAATTTCTTGCGTTTTAGAGAGACTGAAACGCTGTATAAATACGCAATTGATCAGCTTAGGCAACAAATCAGCCATCATAAACAAGGAAAATTATGGATTGATATTGAAGCGCTTATTCAATCTCCATCTCCTATAAGTTTATTATATGAACTATTGGCACCTTATGGCTTCAAAACTGCTAAGATTCAATATATTTATAAACGACGAGCAGAAGAGCCTGGCGCTATTTATACCAGCCCAAGCCACCATCTGCTCAGAGATCGGACGCACTGGATTCTTAGTCCAATTGTTAAAGAACAGACTCCATTATCTCCTATTTCTACCTTCCAAACCGCTAAAGGAAGGCTAACAAGAGCAGCACTAAACCTCCAATGGGAGATTTTACCGCAACAAGAAGTCTTAAAAACAGATTCTCAAACCCTCTTTCTAGATTTTGATTCTTTAGCTTTTCCACTACAGTTACGACACTGGAAAGATGGCGATGTATTTTATCCTTTGGGAATGAAAGGCAAGAAAAAAAAGCTCAGCAAGTTTTTTAAAGACATCAAAATGAATCGTTTTGAAAAAGATGCGACTTGGTTATTATGTGATAATAATCAGCAAATCATCTGGATTATAGGGCAACGTGCCGATGAGCGCTTCAAAGTATTGCCTTCTACTCAACGCATCTTAAAACTGAAGATCAGTACAGTTACTTCCTTTTCTAATTTAGACAAAAAATAA
- a CDS encoding YjgN family protein produces the protein MILDEPRQIELSFRGNGAQLLGIYFVNMLLTGITLGIYYPWAKAKIARYMHGETELEGERFVFHGTGQEMFIGFIKAVGIVFLFGLLVGVLSALFGEAGEVLGSILMFGLFMVGTPYAIHGSMRYRTSRTSWRSVHWGYRGDLKTFVQKFVIGWLLTIVTLGIYGSWYAENIRSYLVDHTRFGNIEFRYEGDGLTYFLMNLKGIILTIFTAGIYFFWYNKEVFNYLIENTSARHEEEAITFYSEMTGGALLLHTLTNMLLIVVTLGIGFPWVIVRNLRFIYANITIEGSLNVERLVDTETAYNDALGEELGDVMEAAF, from the coding sequence ATGATTTTAGATGAACCAAGACAGATTGAGTTATCATTTCGAGGAAATGGAGCGCAATTATTAGGAATTTATTTTGTCAATATGTTGCTTACAGGAATAACATTAGGAATTTATTATCCTTGGGCAAAAGCAAAGATAGCCCGTTATATGCATGGGGAGACAGAGCTGGAAGGAGAGCGATTTGTATTTCACGGGACAGGACAAGAAATGTTTATTGGTTTTATAAAAGCAGTTGGTATTGTATTTCTTTTTGGGCTTTTAGTGGGGGTATTATCAGCGTTGTTTGGAGAGGCAGGAGAGGTCTTAGGATCTATTTTAATGTTTGGCTTATTTATGGTTGGGACACCTTATGCTATTCATGGATCTATGCGGTATAGAACTTCTCGTACTTCTTGGAGGTCTGTTCATTGGGGCTATCGAGGAGATTTAAAAACGTTTGTGCAAAAATTTGTAATCGGTTGGCTTTTGACCATTGTAACTTTGGGAATATATGGTTCTTGGTATGCCGAAAACATCCGAAGTTATTTAGTAGATCATACTCGTTTTGGCAACATCGAATTTAGATACGAGGGAGATGGGCTAACGTATTTTTTAATGAACCTAAAGGGAATTATTTTAACAATTTTTACAGCAGGAATCTATTTCTTTTGGTACAATAAAGAGGTGTTTAATTATTTAATAGAAAACACTTCTGCTAGACATGAAGAAGAAGCAATTACATTTTATTCAGAAATGACAGGAGGAGCTTTGTTGCTTCATACTTTAACAAATATGTTATTAATTGTAGTTACTCTTGGAATTGGTTTTCCTTGGGTAATTGTTCGCAATTTGCGTTTTATTTATGCTAATATCACTATTGAAGGCAGCTTAAATGTAGAGCGATTGGTTGATACAGAAACAGCCTATAATGATGCGCTTGGAGAGGAATTAGGGGATGTGATGGAAGCAGCCTTTTAA
- the rfaD gene encoding ADP-glyceromanno-heptose 6-epimerase, with translation MIVITGAAGFIGSCSVSHFNQQGIEELIVVDQFDRADKQKNLAHCRYFQAIDRANFIPWLEQNAATVSLILHLGARTDTTEKEVAIFDELNLNYTKAICKICTTHQIPLIYASSGATYGLGEQGYDDATHPSLLKPLNPYGNSKNDFDQWLLAQDKQPPFWAGLKFFNVYGPNEYHKGRMASVIFHTFHQINKTNGMKLFRSHRPGIKDGEQSRDFVYVKDLLSIIDFLIEKRPASGLYNVGTGTARTFYDLAKYTFEAMNKVPHIGFIDTPEDIRDTYQYFTEAKMAKLRAAGYQKDFYSLEEGVKDYVQNYLMTANHY, from the coding sequence ATGATAGTTATAACAGGAGCTGCGGGTTTTATAGGCAGTTGCTCCGTCAGTCATTTTAATCAACAAGGCATTGAAGAGTTAATCGTAGTGGATCAATTTGATCGAGCAGACAAACAAAAAAATCTAGCGCATTGTCGTTATTTCCAAGCCATTGATCGAGCAAATTTTATCCCTTGGTTGGAACAAAATGCCGCTACAGTAAGTTTGATATTGCACCTTGGCGCTCGTACCGATACGACAGAAAAAGAAGTGGCTATATTTGATGAATTAAACCTAAATTATACCAAAGCTATCTGCAAAATTTGCACCACGCATCAAATTCCATTGATTTATGCATCAAGTGGGGCGACGTATGGGCTTGGCGAACAAGGTTATGACGATGCAACGCATCCTTCCTTGTTGAAGCCCCTCAACCCTTATGGCAATTCCAAAAATGATTTTGACCAATGGCTTCTAGCGCAAGACAAACAGCCGCCCTTCTGGGCAGGATTAAAGTTTTTTAATGTTTATGGACCAAATGAATACCACAAAGGGCGCATGGCTTCTGTGATTTTTCACACCTTCCATCAAATCAACAAAACCAATGGCATGAAACTCTTTCGTTCGCATCGCCCAGGCATCAAAGATGGCGAACAAAGTCGAGATTTTGTTTACGTCAAAGATTTGTTGTCCATCATTGATTTTTTAATCGAAAAACGCCCTGCTTCAGGTTTGTACAATGTAGGCACAGGAACCGCACGTACCTTCTATGATTTAGCAAAATATACCTTTGAAGCCATGAACAAAGTACCCCATATTGGTTTTATTGATACCCCTGAGGACATCCGAGATACCTATCAATATTTTACGGAAGCAAAGATGGCAAAACTGCGTGCAGCAGGCTATCAAAAGGACTTCTACTCTCTAGAAGAAGGGGTCAAAGATTATGTTCAAAATTATTTAATGACAGCAAACCATTACTAG